aaactaatagaaataatgtaaggaaaaagaaggaagaaataatatagattcaatagtctaaaaccctataccaagaaagaagaagaagtagaagaatgtgTCATTTGATCAACCACcaactaaaagagaaagaggatacatGAAGATATTTCTAAGGAGAACAAatataattgattatatataaactacagagaagattagaagaaaaggatccaggggatatagacaatattatagtctaaaaccctataaaaagaagaaagaagaagaatgtgtcATTAGTTTGGCCCCGTGTTGAAAGGTTGGCTTGATAAACCTCTTGTGCATTGGTACTAGTGAAAACAACCAGATAATAAAGTATGTGATGATATGAGTTTCAGGGACATGAGATAATTCAGTAGTTGTGTTGTACCTCAATTGGATGTTCACCTGTGCAGGAAATTTGGTAATTTTTCACAATATCTTCGCATACCCGATCGTGATGATTTTGGTATTGATAGAGTCCTCTCAGAGTCTAGTCCACATATAGTTTGGATATTATGGTGCAGAAACATAAAATTTAGCAATACCATTCACCTCTATAAGGGGTTTTAATGCTGCAGTCAAAACTCCTTGTCTTACTCATCCAGACAACGTGTCAGGACTGGCAGGACAAATAGGCCGAGTTCAGAACCCTCCAAGGCCTTCATTGCCCCCAATGCAACCAGCTCGAAAGTAAACATCACTATTTTATCATACTGATGTCTTTATTTTACATGTTCCTTATGTTTTGTAACTCCTCTGATTCATAGTTAACTTACCTGCaactgacaaacacaaaaatatgcttttataacaatattattctcCAGCCAGAAATTTCTGGTATTTACCAACCAACATTTTTGTAACATTAAAAGTTATTCCATTCATACTTTGATAATGTAGAGAAAAGTTatcataaataaatcaaaagtTTGAACTTAACTGTTGTATTTTGTGGATGTTATATTGCAGTGGTTGGTTTTCAAGCACTAGACAACCATACTGTACAAAGGTGATAAGAAAATCTTGAAATGAGGATTatgtggagatagagagaaactaaGGTGATGCCCTTTGAGGCACAGAAACTGAAAAGTCAATGGTTCCTTACCAGTAAATACACATTCTTGTGGTACTATTCCTTTTTAGAAATGGGTCAAATATTGTGATTGAACATATTTGCATTCTGAATTAATGATATTGCAATATAAACAAACTGAGATAAGTCAATTGAACTAACTGTAGTACACTTTGCCCTATTCCCTTAAATATAGgatctgtgtcttttttttttggtttggtatAGTCCTTAATATGCTTTTGCTATCAAGTCAATATTGAATACATAAACCATATTCTGTTACTGTGGATATGGCTGCAAGTTTCTGAGTGGAGAAGAGAATAATTTATAATGAGGGCACTTTACCTTCACAAGACTATGAATCTTGATCTAGGATTACAGGATAGaggataaaaacaatcataatttttACATGTCAGCTGTGTGTACTTATCATTTCTTACTTAGGTAATACATAAGCTAATCATTTTTAAACTTTTTCAGACATTTGACCTGAATTCACATTTCTACAGCCTAATGGTTTCAATGTCCACACAAAGAGGCTTGCATGCGGTCTCCACTTCTTGCTGAGGTTTGCATATTTTTACATTGTTAAAGGATtggtatctgtttattcattattgttttatatcagAAATGGATGAATGTCAGGATTTAACAGTTGACTTTCATttcatgtaataatattgatgtttttGCTAATAATGATTTGGTactcattaattcattatttattattatttgttttgtttttatttctcaaaaATTGATGCTACTCCTCCTAAAAAAGAGTATCAATAACATTTTCACCTTATGCATATTAGATTGAAACTATTCATactaattttcttatattttattttacagatATGAGCATGTCTATGTGTGAATCTTAAAACCCAGTGAAAgtcagaaagaaataatgaacggATATTAGAATTTAGCGCTGAAAACGGAGGACTTTCTATAAAGAGAAGCAAGAtgaatgatgatagtcatgaacCTATAAACAAGGATGACTTGCAAGGAAGAGAGGTTGATGCAGAAACCTTAGTGAGCCAGGATAGTGAAAGTAGCTCGCAAGTAAGTGGCACAATGGATGTACAAAAGGAGGAAGATGTAGTTGAAAAGAAGAGCATAAAGGGAAGCACAAAGGATACAAAGAATATGGAAAAGGAGATGCAGTTAAAGAAGTATGGAGTATTGATATGGTACGGCGAGCAATGTGATACAGAGAGCAGCTGTGAAGAGgcttatgatgaggatgatacagAATTACAAGATGAAGATACAACATTAAGTAGTGCCGAAAAAACTGACTTGCCaacagaggatgatgatgacgaggctACAGAGTTaagtgaaaatgaagataagCATGTTGGTCAGTGTAAGGaagaaagtaaacaaatagagaaaggagaggacaCACAGGCATATGAGAAAGAAAACATTATGGCCAATGAAGAAGGCAAGATCCAGGAGAGTAATGAAGAAGAGGATTGGCAGGAGAGTAATAAAGATGACAGGCAGGAGAGTAATGAAGAGAAATCTACAgctgatgaagatgaaaacaCACAGGAggctgaagaagaagagaacaggcAAGAGGTTGAGGAAGATGACATGCAGGAGGATGAGGTAGAAAACATTATGGCTGATGAAGATGACAGGCAGGAGAGTAATGAAGAGAAAACTACAGCTGATGAAGATAAAGACAtgcaggagggtgaggaagggaatatTGCAGCTAATGAAGATGAGGACAGGCAGGAGGATGAGGTAGAAAACATtatggctgatgatgatgacaggcaGGAGAGTAATGAAGAGAAAACTACAGCTGATGAAGATGAACAGACACAGGAGGCTGAGGAAGATGACATGCAGGAGGATGAGGTAGAAAACATCATGGCTGATGAAGATGACAGGCAGGAGAGTAATGAAGAGAAAACTACAGCTGATGAAGATGAAAGCACACAGGAGGCTGAAGAAGAGAACATTACGGCTAATGAAGAAGAGAACAGGCAAGAGGTTGAGGAAGATGACATGCAGGAGGATAAGGTAGAAAACATTTTGGCTGCTGATGATGACAGGCAGGAGAGTAATGAAGAGAAGACTACagctgatgaagatgaagacatgcaggagggtgaggaagggaacaTTGCAGCTAATGAAGATGAGGACAGTCAGGAGGCTGATGAAGATGACATGCAGGAGAGTAATGAAGAGAAAACTACAGCTGATGAAGATGAACAGTCgcaggagggtgaggaagatgacatgcaggaggataaggaagaaaacaTTATgcttgatgaagaggaagaaacacaGGAGAGTAATGAAGAAAGAATtgcagctgatgatgatgatatgcagaAAGCTGAGGAAGAGAacatggttgatgaagaagaaaatatgctTGAGGAAGAGGGCAAAAATGTGGCTGATGAGGAAAAGGATATGCAGGTGTCTGAGGAAGAGAATAggcaggagagtgaggaagagaacaTTATGACTGCTGAAGAAGACACACAAGAGAATATTGTGGCTGATGAAGAGGATAGCccagagagcaaggaagagagtgtTATGGCTGTTGAAGAAGAGGACACACAGGAGGCTAAGAAAGGGAAAGTTATGGCCAATAAAGAAGATTGTCAAGTaggcaagagagaggaaataacaggtgaggaagagagtagtcagagtgaagaagaaaaggaagaggtcaagggagatgaaagaaagacagatgaggaagaggaaaagcaaaaagtAAAACCAAGTTTCgaggtaaaggaggaaaaggatatcCAGGATATTGGGAATGTATATGCTAGTGAGGCAGAAGCCCTTCAGGCAGGGAATGACAAAAACGAGAAgtgtgaaaaggaaggagaaattcTACTAGATCATCATGTTTGTAAGGAACGACAATCCAAACCTGATAACGAAGAAGTAACAACAGATCAGGGTGCAACAGaggttaacaatgatgatgtccAAAAGAGTAGTAATGACGGGTCTGTAAcagaagagacaaataaagataatgctgaaaCATCGCCAGTCCTTGGACAGAAACACAGGAGGAGGACACTTAGTTTTGACAATTTGGAAATTGCAAAAACAACATCTGAGAGCAAGAGTCTCAACAACAGTGGTAAAAGAACACCAGATAATTCCGGGGAGGCTCAGACCCCAGATGAATGCCAGATCAACAGAACATCACCAATTATTGGCTCTAGATTAAAGGATATCTCTGGCAGCCCACGTAAGCATGATGTAGCAGAGGGTAAGTTCAACCTTGTTATTACGTCTGTTAGGGGTAAGGTTGAAGACTTTAACGAGTGCAACAAAAATTCTCAAGCAGTAGAGGATAAAGAATTAGCTTCTGGATCTTCAGATGTAAGTAAAGATAAATCTCCAACTTCTCAGGAGAAGAATATCGAATGTGTAGAGGTAGTAAGTGAAAGCGAAGAGGATAATGTATTTGAGGAATGTAAAGCCGTCGTCTGTAAGAAATGTCGAAGCATTTGGACTGAGAAAGTTTTGCATACAATTTTTAAGGGCAGTGAAGCAGTCACTGTCAACTCAAAAATAACTTTCGGAGCTATAGTCCTAATCAATAACTGGGCCCATAGACACATTCAGCATGACAGAGAAACGGCTGTGAAAAACATGCTAGAGAGAGCTGATCTCGGTAAAAACATTAAGGGGTTGGAGATAAGTGATCTGAGTCAGTGGCTTTTTGAACTTATGGACAAAGGCAAGATAAAGTGCTGTGCAGTGTTTGATGCCATATATAAGCCAGAGCCCATCAAAGTATCACTAAGCTCCCTGAAAAAAGTTAAAGGAGCTAGTAGTAAAGCCATAAGAGCACCCTGTAGAGATCAGGATGATGGTGAAATGTCAAAGAAGAGGCCATTGCAGCTTGAAGAGGAAAGATTATCTGATTCGCATGATCTCTCAAAAGTGCCAGAGGTGACCAAGGGAGCAAGaaccaagaaaaaggaaaagaaagatgacttGGCAGATGTATCAGATGTGCAGGATCATAACTCACCAGACAGAGCACAAactataaaggaaaagaagactaTTGAAACATTAGAACAGAAATCAGAACCAGATGCACAAGTCTCCAGACTTAGTCCAAGGCAGTCTGATGAAGTGCCCTCGGATGAAGATGAAGGTTTATCTAAGTCTCATTCTTCCATTTCTGAGATGCAGTCCAAGGCAGTTCTGGATGATGACCAAGTATCTGAAAGAGAAGAGGTTTTATTTGAAACAGAACCATCAGAAGCAAAAGAGGTTAGTTATGTATATGAGGAAAATAATATGGAGGTTAGTGACGACGAAGAgggtgagaatgatgagaatgttgCTGCAACATCAATACTCAGACAGGAGGAGGAAATTGAGCCAGATTTGCTTATAACAAAAGAGGCAGAGATATTTTCAGGTACTGTAGAAAATAGGCAGTCTTTGTTGTGCAAAAAGCTAGGcttagatattaataatattgctattagtTGTTCTAGTAGCGACCTGAAAAGGGCCAACAATGGAACTATGGCAAAGCAAGTTTCAGTTGAAGAGGCAGTATCTCGTGCTCACATCACCCTGTTAAAGGAACGTTCAGCCTTACAAGGGTTTGCAAGTGAAGCATATGATCTGTTGCCCTTCGAGTTCAAAAATTTCTATGATTCTGTACATAATGATGAGTCTACTCAGCGCTTCATGACAAATCGCGAATTACTGACACTGCACAGCATTTTCATTCTGGATGCAGAGCTGCCCAATGCTGAACTCTTTTATCAGGTTTTGATTCAGATTCTAAGGAGTCGAAACCAAGTCTTACTTGTCCCAGACAGCCGAACTTTGCTGCAGGTCCTTGAGAAGTTGCGTCGAGACTTCAACAGAGCGAAAGTGGGAAAGTCATATAGTGAGTTCTTGGCACAAAACTGGGACATGAGAAATATTTATAGTGCAGAGACTTTATGGAATAACACAAGAGGCTATCCTAATAATCCAAATATAAGAaatgttttgtctattttttgcTTGTGGAAGAACATTGGCAAGCAGTTACCTGATTTCTATCCTTCTTTAGCCATACAAGAAATGTGTAAATTCACTGATTTAAGCAGCACAGACAAGCTGGGAATGTGTGTGAGACTGTATGCAAGATTTTGCACTTTCTTGTACAAAGAAAATCACCCAGAATTAGCAGAACTTTTCCTTGACCAAAAATTCACAATATCCAACATCTCTGTATCAAGAGATGCTTTGATCAATAGTATGAAGTGCCAAGCTTCAGAGAATCAGAGGGTAGAAGCTTCACTTACTAGTACAGAAACTGAAGTTATACAGGCAATGCAAAATTGCACCGAAGCAGAGAAAATGGCCCTACGTTCTGAAAATCCCAAGACTCTGAGACACTTCCACAGACTCCTGAAACAGTTTGAACAAAAGCTAGACCGATACAGAGATGCAAATGCTGAACTAGTGAAGAAAATTACAGTTGCTGAAACCAGGAAAGAAAAGCTAATGAATAAGATAAAGGATCCAAGCCTGAAAGGATCATTGCATGAACTTAGTGATGAGTTGAGCACCATTTATCACAACAAGAGAAAAAACAGTTCTCTAATTGAGGCTGACCAAAGAAGCTCAAAGTTTGCAAGGATGGAGTCAGAACCATATGAAGTTGCGGAAAGTACCAAGGAAGTCATTCATAACATCCTTGCAAAGGGAGTTAAGCCAGAGCTAGTGAGAACTGTCATTCAAACCATAATGAAGAAAGTAACTGGAGAGAGTGCCTTAAATCTGCCTGATGTCTTCTGGATCAGAAAATATGCACAGGAAAATGGTTTTCAGTCTACAGAGAGTTGATACGAGCTGAGCCCCTTGAATGTAGGTGGTATGATTtcataaatatacagaaaatctcaatatattttacttttagttTTCTAAAAAATTACTGTATCAGTATAAgttaaaatcaatatttttttttttattgtactttGTAATATTGGAGATAAAAAATGTAACTATAGTTTGCATTTTTCTCTTGTGATATCAAAGATCTCATGTAAATACATAATTCATCATCCTTGTATATGTCTATGTTGATGtacttgtatattgtatatatgcatatataacaagcTTGTGTATAatgtctgtacatacacacaggaaGAGGACGGGACTCCCTTAATTCTTTTTCCAGAAATGTTACACTCACAGTCTCTTATTTAGAACATTTCTGAAGAACCCTAAGTGCTTCCACATTTATCTCTCCTTATTTGTGAAAACTAAAGCAATCAGCCAGTCTTGGTCTCCCTATTGGGATATTTTGGAGATTTGTTTGCAGACACCTTggctgaaagaaaaagaggaagagagaatatagGAGATAAAGCATGTAATAACAAGCTGTTATACTTGTTCTCTTTGGTATCTCTGAGTTGGCTTCAATTTTTACCTTTTACAAATTTCATTATTCAGGGTATTGAGAATCATAATCTGTACAGCAGCATATTTTGTGCAcaattggttttatatatatatatatatatatatatatatatatatatatatatatatatatatatatatatatatatatatatataaatatatatatgtgtgtttaatgtTCTTCCTAATGTTGGAATCTAAGCTTGCTTTTGAGACAGGCTTCATGTGTCATATAATATGATACCTAGAAGAAGAGTTACACAACTGTGATTatttatacagaaataaaaattttaaacatGAGAATGAGTGTTCTTCCCCGTAatgatagatatacagtatattagaTTTACAAGAGTGACTGAATCTAATGTTTGGCTTCGTGAGATTCAAGATTAAAATGAAAACTCTGTCTTGAAAATTTATTACAATGAattcacaattatatgtatataagatgagTTGCCATTTTTAATAAAAggtacaacatttttttttttttttttttttttttattcaatcttAAATATTATGTTGTAAATACTGCCTGTGGTAATGATATTCAAATACAGTTTTACATGCTATGATTTATGCCTTTGCACAACACCCATTTCTTCTAGTCCTGGCTCTTAGAGGATGAGCAACTTCTTGCTACTTGCCTTCCGTTGCAACATCACGACTTCCTTTTCAACTTCTCAGTCAGTTGTTATATGTGACTCGGCTCCCTTGGTAATCCAGTTAGCTGTGTTCAAGCAACcatttaatagttattattaatttcattagtaTTTAGTGTCCCTTAAAGAACATATTCTTATGTGATATCTATGGATAGATCATTTGAGTTCATTGCAACAAAttatgaaaaggtatgaatgagaattaacaatttcacaatacaagaaatataactgatgtatttatgttatatgaCTAATGACataaaacaatatcaaaacaCCACAATTACATCTCTTGCATTTGAAATTGttaattctttttcatatttattctccttccatctctctctctctctctctctctctctctctctctctctctctctctctctctctctctctctctctctctctctctctctctctctctctctctctctctctctttctctctctttctctctcttctctctctctctctctctctctctctctctctctctctctctctctctctctctctctctctctctctctctctctctctctctctctctccaccagtccccattctctttcattttctccttttcttccttatcttctttcatttctctgtctctctctttctctctcaattctctctctttatcatttttaagacaagtgagagagagagcactaatAAATATAGATtgtgaagagaaaaaatgaaaccgagagaaaaaaaaaaacgaaaaaatcgaGACCTAAAAGAGATGAACTGGACTTCATAATTTATTCATAAACCAATCAAtctacctcaaaaaaaaaaaaaaaaaataataataataacagactaaAAGGCCGATGCATGCGCGAATCCGCCTACACGAACGCTCCATCCACGAACGCCCCGCCAGAGTAAACCCCCCAAGAAAGCAGAGGAAATGTTATTAACGTTTTTATCGTCTGCGTGAATTTGTGGGTCGGTTTTGCGATGGAATTACACCCTCTTGTGGCGTAAGTGACGGGATTTTTCTCCGAGTTGGGTGGTTATGGTcgttcctttctctgtcttggtGCTTTATTTAAGAGGAATTGGCGAGAGTCCGTGAGTGAATccgtattattttatttattattatttgttatttattttgttttattacttttgacGTGAGGATTTGCTGTATTTCTAAGGTATTTAATTCAGTGGCGGGGAATTATAGATTTGGGAGGATTTTAGTGTTGGTTTGTGGAAGTGATGAATGagaatattaatttcattatttatttaaaggcatttaagagaaaataaaatgaagaactgAAGAGATttaacaaataaatgtatttaacAGGGAATAAAAAATGTAGAGATATATTGAACAGTTAGTCAACAGTCTTGCTGGttaataatttaatttcttttactttctattCGCTTCTGCaatatttttcttcacttttgcTGTAATTTTCCCTCACTTGCACTTATGATTAGTCTAAAAGTCCCGTGGAATAGTGCTGATGTGTCGGCAAATTGTAAGTCtagtaaaagaaaatgtattgatCAAGGTTTAAGGAGATTCATAAGCTCTGCAAACTATTTTCTAATTTTAATTGACTGTATGTTATGCTAGAGCCAGGTAATTGTCGATTATAGGGTCAAGTCAGGCAATTGGCACTATGGCAGGACCCAACAAACTTACCCCATCGATATTTGGAAAAGTATAGGTGGTCAAGTAGGTCTGGCGTATTACTTGAAAGAAAATTGGTTTTGCTAACCATAATGTTTCTGAGGGAGATTTGCTGGCCTTTACTATGGGGATTTCACTCAAGTCATGCTGGGTATACTTTCTGATAAAGGATTATgcagtaattctttacagtacagacacaggcaccagagactaagtcccctAATTCCACATCACAAATATTGTCCAACAGTCTAAATTACCGTGATGGGGCATGCCCTTCGAGCACAGCCTGAGGGTAAGTTTGAAGGGGGGGCTTTACCCACCAACACCCCCTGGCAAACATTGTCTTTACCTTGGTATGCACAGCAGAATGGAGCTGAAACTCAGGAGGACCAAGGAGACATGGGCTGTGAGCACTTGTTTCCgcaataattttcttttatttgttgcaTAAGCAATTGTGCCATTATCATTCATTTGCACTGATTGGTTTCTATAGCAGTGGGTGTTATTTTGGGCCGTTTGTAAAGCAGTATTGTTCGTTTTTCCGCAACTTCACTTGTGCTATTCTGGACAGTTACCCGAAGTTATTCTAGCACAAACTTAATTTTGAATAAATAGTGCTATCCCTGATCAGTCATAAATTGCGAAcatttaagaaaagagaaaattgataGTATGAAAGCATAGTGGATTCAAATTGCATAGATATAATGAAAGGATATAAAATGATGTGTTATTTCAAATCCCATGTtttcattaaagaaagaaaatcatcatATTAATCAGAGAAGTAACATTGTGGTAGCTCTCTTCATTTACCCAAATAGGATATATTCTTTCCAGTCTGAACATTGCTGTTAAGACAACCAACCCTCCTGTTAGCACAAATCACATGgtacatttaatatttatatgtatttcttatataatttTTTGATCATTGTTAAGGTgcaattgtttttaatatttatttgaaCTGGAAggcccatctctttctttcttttttttcttttctttttctttgtctttgtctttttctttttctttttcttcttctttttcttcttcttcttcttcttcttcgtctacatTTCATTTTCTAAAGTATTGCATTCCTTCACAAgttaaagaaaaacagagaaaataaattacAAATTAAGGAAAGTATGTGTCTTTCTATTATGTTATATTAACATTCAATGCTGTACTTAGCCAATTTTGTTTTGAAAATGGTATTATATCTTTTGTTTCAAACATTGTTGTCAGGTTACCACAAGAGCTGCACAACTGATAAATTATGGCTGCCCTCTTGATGCACAAGAgatgacagatgtgtgtgtgtgtgtgtgatttaggaTCAGATAAAGCTgcctattataatgattatatacttgtatatatatgtatatatgtatgtatatatgtattatcatcatcagcctgggtcagtccacgggatatatgtatatatatacacatatatacacacaaacatatatatatatatactgtatatatatatatatatatatatatatatatatatatatatatatatatagatgagagagagagagagagagagagagagagagagagagagagagagagagagagagagagagagagagagagagagagagagagagagagagagagagataaagagagagagagagatatgaaatgcCTTCAGCACAGTACAGTGTAGTCACCCCTAGTAATAGTAAATACTATATGTCAGATTTAAGAAGGATAATGCACTCTTTTAAGATAATGAGTAGGTTACTGCAGGTATACTGACTTTAAGCTATTTTAATCCACTGCCGCCAGGAAAGTGATgtgccatttttctttctttctttcttttttttctttctctcttactttctttctttctttctttctttctttctttctttttcttttgtgtgtgtgtgtgtgtgtgtgtgtgtgtgtgtgtgtgtgtgtgtgtgtgtgtgtgtgtgtgtgtgtgtgtgaaatgtctttgGACATAAATGGCTCTTCTAGTGCTTAGCcaacaattagtagaccttgtgaccttacctgatttcacctttccttgaattggcaggaaaaacgtattttttactaatgctatgaatatcgatggtgttatttttattatataaattataattactataatgttataaacattattaacagcaaaataagataatgtaaaatatttttgtaaatcaaggagaGGGgtgaacaggcaagacaggcagttcTCATAATtggtggctcattggtgatttagtacaagtgtagccatctatgtgtaaaaacaattaataaagtaaactcaaagtgggcatggcatgtctgTACAGGCTATGCTCATCAACATTGGGATGATCATGAGTAAAAGACCCATTTAGTCCTGGTACTGAAAAAATTGTAATTTAGTTTTTAAGAGAGCAAAgtcctaaagaaaaaaagaaaagcagaaaagttATTGTAATGCTTAAAGTTTCCctttaattaatatcataattgggTTATAGATAGCAGTTGAAAGATTATTTGATGAGTCATTTGTCTAATTAGATTTCCTTTTCTCCAGGAGTTATCATGCAGTGCCTGGTTATTGGGGATCCAGTATCACCAGTAACTTGAAATCTGCCCGTTTGGAGGATGTCTAACAGCCATGGCAAATGTAGCCTTTGGAAGAAACAAGAGTGATATTGTTAGGACCGCCAGTCATCATGGCAACAACCACACGGGGAAACAACACTACCGCCCATGGTAATGTTGGCTGCAGTGACGGGAGTGCCAATGGCAATGGAAGCAACAAGCAAGAGCGGGTCGTATGTGATAATTCTGTTGTTCCTCCTGTATGTGAGGCGGGCAGGGTGGGTTCCGAAGGTGGCAGGGGAGTTGGCAACCTTACATCCACTTACCAAGCCCACAGACAAGTGGCAGGGGGATGCAGAAGTGCGGCTGCAGCGCAGACTACTTACCAtcatggaggaggagaagcgggagGGGGCCCAAGTAGTAATGGGGGAGTGGCTGTGTCCTCTGCCTATCATGCAGGAAATGGCAGCAACCCAGTGCAGGAAGGAGATACAGCAGGGGCAGATGGTGCTGGAGGTGcttctgcaggaggaggaggaggaggaggtggttcctCAGCAATTCCGACCACTTAcaacgaaggaggagggggagggggaggtgggaacgTGACAATCGCTGCCAGTGGGAGCGGCGTTACGAATAACACGTCCTCAAGCTACCACCTGGCTCacggaggaggaacaggagcagTAGCAGGAGCAGGTGCAGCAGTAGGAGGAACCAGCACAGGGAATGGAACCTCAACTGGGCAGGTTAATGCCACAACCAGTTACTATTACACACCCATATTGAACTCTCAGCAGACCCTCCTTAGGCCAATCATGACAGCACAGCcgcctctctactctccccttcttccacctcagcAACATACTTATGCCATGCCCCATGCATCGCCCTCAGCTGGTAAGTCCTTGGTAGTGTATAGAAACCAGTTGCAATTGTATATTTCATCTTAATGATTTATCCCATAAATTGTTTAATTCTGtgactcattcatttttttaacgTTTAAAAGTTACAGAACTGTTCTACAGTTATTCTAGCTTGATACAGTAATTGCGTTCTCTCTCAGTCAAAGTAGCAGATGTGCACAAATAAAATGTAGGTACAGCttcttatattttcatgtatttttgtgtattagGCTTGT
This genomic interval from Penaeus chinensis breed Huanghai No. 1 chromosome 11, ASM1920278v2, whole genome shotgun sequence contains the following:
- the LOC125030348 gene encoding microtubule-associated protein futsch-like isoform X1, coding for MNDDSHEPINKDDLQGREVDAETLVSQDSESSSQVSGTMDVQKEEDVVEKKSIKGSTKDTKNMEKEMQLKKYGVLIWYGEQCDTESSCEEAYDEDDTELQDEDTTLSSAEKTDLPTEDDDDEATELSENEDKHVGQCKEESKQIEKGEDTQAYEKENIMANEEGKIQESNEEEDWQESNKDDRQESNEEKSTADEDENTQEAEEEENRQEVEEDDMQEDEVENIMADEDDRQESNEEKTTADEDKDMQEGEEGNIAANEDEDRQEDEVENIMADDDDRQESNEEKTTADEDEQTQEAEEDDMQEDEVENIMADEDDRQESNEEKTTADEDESTQEAEEENITANEEENRQEVEEDDMQEDKVENILAADDDRQESNEEKTTADEDEDMQEGEEGNIAANEDEDSQEADEDDMQESNEEKTTADEDEQSQEGEEDDMQEDKEENIMLDEEEETQESNEERIAADDDDMQKAEEENMVDEEENMLEEEGKNVADEEKDMQVSEEENRQESEEENIMTAEEDTQENIVADEEDSPESKEESVMAVEEEDTQEAKKGKVMANKEDCQVGKREEITGEEESSQSEEEKEEVKGDERKTDEEEEKQKVKPSFEVKEEKDIQDIGNVYASEAEALQAGNDKNEKCEKEGEILLDHHVCKERQSKPDNEEVTTDQGATEVNNDDVQKSSNDGSVTEETNKDNAETSPVLGQKHRRRTLSFDNLEIAKTTSESKSLNNSGKRTPDNSGEAQTPDECQINRTSPIIGSRLKDISGSPRKHDVAEGKFNLVITSVRGKVEDFNECNKNSQAVEDKELASGSSDVSKDKSPTSQEKNIECVEVVSESEEDNVFEECKAVVCKKCRSIWTEKVLHTIFKGSEAVTVNSKITFGAIVLINNWAHRHIQHDRETAVKNMLERADLGKNIKGLEISDLSQWLFELMDKGKIKCCAVFDAIYKPEPIKVSLSSLKKVKGASSKAIRAPCRDQDDGEMSKKRPLQLEEERLSDSHDLSKVPEVTKGARTKKKEKKDDLADVSDVQDHNSPDRAQTIKEKKTIETLEQKSEPDAQVSRLSPRQSDEVPSDEDEGLSKSHSSISEMQSKAVLDDDQVSEREEVLFETEPSEAKEVSYVYEENNMEVSDDEEGENDENVAATSILRQEEEIEPDLLITKEAEIFSGTVENRQSLLCKKLGLDINNIAISCSSSDLKRANNGTMAKQVSVEEAVSRAHITLLKERSALQGFASEAYDLLPFEFKNFYDSVHNDESTQRFMTNRELLTLHSIFILDAELPNAELFYQVLIQILRSRNQVLLVPDSRTLLQVLEKLRRDFNRAKVGKSYSEFLAQNWDMRNIYSAETLWNNTRGYPNNPNIRNVLSIFCLWKNIGKQLPDFYPSLAIQEMCKFTDLSSTDKLGMCVRLYARFCTFLYKENHPELAELFLDQKFTISNISVSRDALINSMKCQASENQRVEASLTSTETEVIQAMQNCTEAEKMALRSENPKTLRHFHRLLKQFEQKLDRYRDANAELVKKITVAETRKEKLMNKIKDPSLKGSLHELSDELSTIYHNKRKNSSLIEADQRSSKFARMESEPYEVAESTKEVIHNILAKGVKPELVRTVIQTIMKKVTGESALNLPDVFWIRKYAQENGFQSTES